The region ATACAGGCACTAAAAGCTGGGGTGGGCAGTCAAGATTTTAATGCATTTGTGGAGCAGATCATTCGTCATTTTGATGATTACCGTATTCTGACTGCGATCCGTCATAGCGTTTTTGGTCTGACCCGACTCAATCAGCAGATTGAACAGCGCCTACTCACTGCAACCGGGCAGATCAAGCAGGGCGACTGGTATATCGGCCGTCCGGTGATGATGACCTATAACGATTACCAGCTGGGACTCTCTAATGGGGATATTGGTATCTGTTTCCTGCGTGAGCATCTTGGACAGCGTCAGTTTGAAGTTTATTTCCCGAGTCTGGAAAAATGGGTTCTGGCGACACGTTTACCAAAAAGTATTGAGACGGCCTTTGCCCTGACGATTCATAAATCCCAAGGTTCAGAGTTTCGGCACACTGCAGTAGTGCTGGACCATAAGGCCAGTAACCTGCTGAGTAAGGAACTGATTTACACAGCAATTACCCGTGCAAAAAAAGCGGTCACATTATTGGTAGATCGTGAAGCATTTACACAATCATTAAGCCTGAAAACTACCCGTCGTAGTGGCTTGAGCAAAAAAATCATTGAAGAGTGTCATAACTTTTCAGATGATAGTGAGAAGGTTTAATGTAAGCATATGCTTACGCCGATTCAGGAGATTTGCGGATAGAGCTTCGCTGCCCTTTTTGAGAAGATGAGTCCTACAAAGAACTCAACAAGGAAAGTTGAGAATAATCGCATAATTATTATAAGAAAGCCATAAGACAGCGAGCTTACATTGATGTAGGTGAAAAAAGAGGAAACTTACAGCCGCTAAGCCTTGTAGTTTTGGGAGAGACTACAAGGCTTTTTTATATGTTGAGTTTATAGAAAGGTGGCGTAATTTTATAGATTATTTAATTTTTCTAAATCATTCATATAGAGTGAATAAGATGGGTTAAAAGTGAGATTTGTGTAATATTAATCACAATTTAAGTTAATTAATGTAAGAAAAGGCTTACATATAGATACGAAAAATGCGTCTATGAGTAGCCCGACTTTGTGGCAGAATTTACTACACAGGGACGTTGTAGTAAGAATAAGGGAAGTTTTTATTAACAATGATAATTATAAAACGCGGTACAGCGTAATAAAAACAATAAACAATAAAAAAATAATGAAAAAGAAGAAACTACAGCGCACAAGAAGCCCGAGCTCGCTCGGGCTTTTTTTTATAGTTGAATAAAATTGAGCTTTATATCTAGCCTGGGATTCGAAACATAAGCTGTATTGCATTTGACCGAAATAAGTAAGGCATTTTTCATAATCTTTAGCTTAATCTCTAAACCAGTTTGGCAAGTTTTATCTTGCAGATAAATGATCTGCTTCTAGTGAACTGAATAGGTTTCTTTAAATCCATAGATAGTCACATGATCTATTTTTGCAATCTAACGTAATTTCCCTTAAAATATGCAACTTGCTGTAGTGATGCACGGCAGTCAGTGTTTTGAATTCTCATTACATTGATTTTTATCAAGATATATAAGCATCTCGGAGAAATCGAATGGCTTTAACAAACGCAGATCGCGCAGAGATCATCGCTAAATTCGCTCGCGCTGAAAACGACACTGGTTCACCAGAAGTTCAAGTAGCTCTTTTAACTGCTCAAATCAATGACTTACAAGGTCACTTCAAAGAGCACAAACACGACCACCATAGCCGTCGCGGTCTAATCCGTATGGTTAACCAACGTCGTAAGCTTCTTGACTACCTAAATGGTAAAGACCACGGTCGTTATGTTGCTTTGATCGGTGCTTTAGGTTTACGTCGTTAATTCGATTTAAGCTTTATTTTCGGGTTTATTGCATGCATTGTGCTTTACAGCTGAAAACTAAAGTCGGTTTAGCCTTTGGCTAGATCAGGGGAAGGGGCGAATGTTTCGCTCCTTCTTTGTGTTTAAAAATAGTGTTTATTTCTGGTGAGGTCGGCTTCTAAGCTTTGTCATTTACTCAATCACTTGATTGTGAATGCCAAACCTTAGGGGTCTCCACTAGAATAATTGTTCACAAGAACTAGGAAAAAATAAAACATGTCGATGTTTAATATTGTTCGTAAAGAATTCCAGTTTGGTCAGCATCAGGTGGTTCTTGAAACTGGTCGTGTTGCGCGCCAGGCAAATACTGTTGTGATTACGATGGGTGGCGTAACAGTACTGGTTGCTGTTGTTGCTCAACCAACTGCTAAAGCAGGTCAGGACTTCTTCCCATTAACCGTGAACTACCAAGAAAAGCAATATGCTGCAGGTCGTATCCCAGGTGGTTATGGTAAGCGTGAAGGTCGTCAGTCTGAAGCTGAAACTTTAATTTCACGTCTGATTGACCGTCCAATCCGTCCATTGTTTCCAGAAGGTTTTTACAACGAAGTTCAGGTTACTGCGACTGTAATTTCTTCTGATAAGACTATGGATGCTGACATTGCTGCAATGCTGGGTACTTCTGCTGCTCTTTCTATTGCTGGTACGCCATTCCGTGGTCCAATCGGTGGTGCACGTGTGGGTCTGATCAACGGCGAATACGTTCTTAACCCGAACTTTGAACAAATGGCTCAGTCTGATCTTGACCTTGTTGTTGCAGGTACAGAATCTGCAGTATTGATGGTTGAATCTGAAGCGAAAGAACTTTCAGAAGACCAGATGCTGGGTGCTGTATTGTTCGGTCATGACGAAATGCAAATCGCGATCCAGGCGATTAAAGAATTTGCTGCTGCTGCAGGTGCAACAGAGTCTACTTGGACTGCTCCAGTTAAGAACGAAGAACTTCTTGCCAAGTTAAAAGAAGCATTCGAAGCGAAAATTTCTGAAGCGTATACGATTGCAGTGAAACAAGACCGTTATGCGGCACTTGATGCACTTCATGCAGAAGCACTTGCTCAGTTCGTTCCAGAAAATGACGAAACAGGTATTGCTGACGAAGTAAACGAATTATTCGAAGATCTTAAATACCGCACAGTACGTGACAACATCTTGTCTGGTAAGCCACGTATTGATGGTCGTGATACAAAAACTGTTCGTGCAATCGACGTACAAGTTGGCGTTCTAGACCGTGCTCACGGTTCTGCATTGTTCACACGTGGTGAAACTCAGGCGTTGGTAACTACAACTTTGGGTAATACACGTGATGCGTTGATGGTGGATACCCTTTCAGGTACCAAAACTGACAACTTCATGTTGCACTACAACTTCCCTGCATATTCTGTAGGTGAAACTGGTCGTGAATCTGGTCCTAAACGTCGTGAAATTGGTCACGGTCGTCTGGCACGTCGTGGTGTTCAAGCTGTTCTTCCTGCGGCTGATCGCTTCCCGTATGTGATCCGTATTGTATCTGATATCACTGAATCTAACGGTTCATCTTCAATGGCGTCTGTATGTGGTGCTTCTTTATCACTTATGGATGCAGGTGTGCCAATTAAAGCACCAGTTGCAGGTATCGCGATGGGTCTTGTGAAAGAAGGCGAGCGTTTCGCAGTTCTTTCTGACATCTTGGGTGATGAAGATCACCTTGGTGACATGGACTTTAAAGTAGCAGGTTCTGCAAACGGTATTACTGCACTTCAGATGGATATCAAAATCGAAGGTATCACTGAAGAGATCATGGAAACTGCATTGAACCAGGCTTATGCGGGTCGTATGCACATCTTGAACGAGATGAACCAAGTAATTTCTCGCGCTCGTCCAGAAATTTCAATGCACGCGCCGACATTCCAAGTAATCAGCATCAACCCTGACAAGATCCGTGACGTGATTGGTAAAGGTGGTGCAACAATTCGTGCAATCACTGAAGAAACTAAAGCAGCGATTGACATCGAAGACAACGGTACAGTTCGCGTATTTGGTGAAACTAAAGCTGCTGCGATGGCTGCGATTGCAAAAATCCAAGCACTTACTGCTGAAGTTGAACCAGGTACAATCTATGTAGGTAAAGTGATTCGTATCGTTGAATTCGGTGCGTTCGTGAACATCCTTCCAGGTACTGACGGTCTGCTACACATTTCTCAAATCTCTAACGAGCGTATTGCCAACGTTGCAGACGTATTGAAAGAAGGTCAGGAAGTGAAGGTACAGGTTGCTGACGTTGACAACCGTGGCCGTATCAAATTGACAATGAAAGACATCGAACAAGCATAATTGTAAGATGACTTTGAAAGTCTGAAAAAAGCCTGCTTTATGCAGGCTTTTTTATGCCTGGAATTTATAAAATCAAAACATATGAACTGATTTTGGGTGAAATCCGTTATAAATTTTATTTAAAATTTAGAAAAAATCGTAGTGCCAAGACGGAACAAAATGAATGTAAAACATAAAATCTGGATCAAAACTTGAATCACAATGCTTACCACGATGTTGCTTGATGATTATGTCCTGATCGTATGTTCAGATTTTATTTTGACAATACAGCGCTGGCATCAAGTTAAAGGCAATTTAATTTGCTTCTAGGTGAGATGTGAGCTAAATAATAGATCTCTTTCATAAATCAAAAAATGATCGTTATATTCATGTTTAAATGGATATTGAAAGTTCCTTCTCCCTCTGGGAGAAGGTTAGGATGAGGGGATTTCTTCTAAAAAACCTCTCCCTGAGGAGCATGTGCTCCGCAAGTCTCCTACAAGGAGAGGGGATTCCCTTTGTAGTGATTAAAAAATGATTTATGCAAGAACCCTAATATGCACCTTATTATTCCGCTGATGAACAAAGTGTTATCTGCGGATCGTTTGGACCACCTTATGTTTTTTGGCACATATACAGCAGGCAGGAAGTATGATTCCAAAAATTCTCATGCCTAGAATCACTTTTAGATGGTT is a window of Acinetobacter sp. ASP199 DNA encoding:
- the rpsO gene encoding 30S ribosomal protein S15, with product MALTNADRAEIIAKFARAENDTGSPEVQVALLTAQINDLQGHFKEHKHDHHSRRGLIRMVNQRRKLLDYLNGKDHGRYVALIGALGLRR
- the pnp gene encoding polyribonucleotide nucleotidyltransferase, translated to MFNIVRKEFQFGQHQVVLETGRVARQANTVVITMGGVTVLVAVVAQPTAKAGQDFFPLTVNYQEKQYAAGRIPGGYGKREGRQSEAETLISRLIDRPIRPLFPEGFYNEVQVTATVISSDKTMDADIAAMLGTSAALSIAGTPFRGPIGGARVGLINGEYVLNPNFEQMAQSDLDLVVAGTESAVLMVESEAKELSEDQMLGAVLFGHDEMQIAIQAIKEFAAAAGATESTWTAPVKNEELLAKLKEAFEAKISEAYTIAVKQDRYAALDALHAEALAQFVPENDETGIADEVNELFEDLKYRTVRDNILSGKPRIDGRDTKTVRAIDVQVGVLDRAHGSALFTRGETQALVTTTLGNTRDALMVDTLSGTKTDNFMLHYNFPAYSVGETGRESGPKRREIGHGRLARRGVQAVLPAADRFPYVIRIVSDITESNGSSSMASVCGASLSLMDAGVPIKAPVAGIAMGLVKEGERFAVLSDILGDEDHLGDMDFKVAGSANGITALQMDIKIEGITEEIMETALNQAYAGRMHILNEMNQVISRARPEISMHAPTFQVISINPDKIRDVIGKGGATIRAITEETKAAIDIEDNGTVRVFGETKAAAMAAIAKIQALTAEVEPGTIYVGKVIRIVEFGAFVNILPGTDGLLHISQISNERIANVADVLKEGQEVKVQVADVDNRGRIKLTMKDIEQA